In one window of Campylobacter hepaticus DNA:
- a CDS encoding thiazole synthase — protein MYDKLKIGKYEFDSRFILGSGKYSLELIQSAIKEAKAQIITLALRRVNTGKIANILDYIPKNIILLPNTSGARNANEALRIARLSKELGCGDLIKIEVIADSKYLLPNNYETIKACELLAKEGFTPLAYMHADLYAARAMRDAGAAAIMPLGAPIGSNKGLCAKEFIQILLNEIDLPIIVDAGIGTPAQACEAMQMGVSAVMINTAIAEAKDIALMAKAFSLAVQAGRAGYLAGLASVSEAKASSPLTGFLRD, from the coding sequence GTGTATGATAAGCTAAAAATAGGCAAATATGAGTTTGATTCTAGGTTTATTTTAGGATCGGGTAAGTATTCTTTAGAGCTTATACAATCAGCCATAAAAGAAGCTAAGGCTCAAATCATTACTTTAGCTTTGCGTCGTGTAAATACAGGTAAAATTGCTAATATACTTGATTATATCCCAAAAAATATTATTCTTTTACCTAATACTTCAGGAGCTAGGAATGCAAATGAAGCTTTGCGTATTGCAAGACTTTCTAAAGAGCTTGGTTGTGGAGATCTTATAAAAATAGAAGTTATTGCTGATAGTAAGTATTTATTACCTAATAATTATGAAACGATTAAGGCTTGTGAGCTTTTAGCAAAAGAGGGCTTTACACCTTTAGCTTATATGCATGCTGATCTTTATGCTGCTAGAGCTATGCGTGATGCAGGAGCAGCAGCTATTATGCCTTTAGGAGCACCTATTGGAAGCAATAAGGGTTTATGTGCTAAGGAATTTATACAAATTTTACTTAATGAAATTGATTTACCTATTATTGTTGATGCGGGTATTGGAACTCCTGCTCAAGCTTGTGAGGCTATGCAAATGGGTGTGAGTGCTGTGATGATAAATACTGCTATAGCTGAAGCTAAAGATATTGCTTTAATGGCAAAAGCTTTTTCTTTGGCAGTACAAGCTGGAAGAGCTGGATATTTAGCAGGTTTAGCAAGTGTGAGTGAAGCTAAGGCTAGTTCTCCATTAACAGGCTTTTTAAGGGATTGA
- a CDS encoding DNA cytosine methyltransferase has product MKFIDFCSGIVGGRLGLEKAGFSCIAFSEIDKAAIKTYKSLFNTKNELELGDLTKIKPEFLPDFDLLISALRYIKTMWYAMNVNVIKVLLKV; this is encoded by the coding sequence GTGAAATTTATAGATTTTTGTAGTGGTATTGTAGGAGGACGCCTCGGTTTAGAAAAAGCTGGATTTAGTTGCATTGCTTTTAGTGAAATTGATAAAGCCGCTATAAAAACCTATAAAAGTCTATTCAACACAAAAAATGAACTTGAATTAGGTGATTTAACTAAAATTAAACCTGAATTTTTACCTGATTTTGATTTATTAATTAGTGCTTTGCGATATATTAAGACAATGTGGTATGCAATGAATGTCAACGTGATAAAAGTATTGCTAAAAGTTTAA
- the thiH gene encoding 2-iminoacetate synthase ThiH, whose translation MQDYMQHLPHMQEIKSEVLSKVLNQIQDYDETKYTYKEVKEALNATYLSIENLKALLSSAAEKFIEELAFKSAKTKEKYFGNSISLFTPLYLSNYCNSKCVYCGFQKGNKIARAKLDELEIHEEMEVIAKSGLEEILMLTGEGREFASVEYIAHACKIAREYFKVVGVEIYPMNEDEYKILHENGCDYVTIFQETYNAIKYSKIHLDGEKRVFPYRFNAQERALRSGMRGVAFGALLGIDDFRKDALATALHAYFLQQLYPHAEISISVPRLRPIINNAKIHPKDVSETRLLQVLCAYRLFLPYAGITISSRERKGFRDEVIKLGASKMSAGVSVGIGEHKGDKKGDEQFEISDNRSVSEILSMLKNSNLQAIMSDSIYVG comes from the coding sequence ATGCAAGATTATATGCAGCATTTACCTCATATGCAAGAAATAAAGAGTGAAGTTTTATCTAAAGTTTTAAATCAAATTCAAGACTATGATGAGACAAAATATACTTATAAAGAAGTTAAAGAAGCTTTAAATGCAACGTATTTAAGTATAGAAAATTTAAAGGCTTTACTTTCAAGTGCGGCAGAAAAATTTATAGAAGAATTAGCTTTTAAATCTGCAAAAACTAAAGAAAAGTATTTTGGAAATTCTATTTCTCTTTTTACCCCACTTTATTTGTCAAATTATTGTAATTCTAAATGTGTGTATTGTGGTTTTCAAAAAGGCAATAAAATTGCAAGGGCTAAGCTTGATGAACTTGAAATTCATGAAGAAATGGAAGTTATTGCCAAAAGTGGATTAGAAGAAATTTTAATGTTAACAGGAGAAGGTAGAGAATTTGCAAGTGTAGAATACATAGCTCATGCTTGTAAAATAGCTAGAGAGTATTTTAAAGTTGTAGGTGTTGAAATTTATCCTATGAATGAAGATGAATATAAAATTTTGCATGAAAATGGTTGTGATTATGTAACCATTTTTCAAGAAACTTATAATGCTATTAAATATTCTAAAATTCATCTAGATGGTGAAAAACGTGTTTTTCCTTATCGTTTTAATGCACAAGAAAGGGCCTTAAGATCAGGTATGCGAGGGGTTGCTTTTGGAGCGCTTTTGGGTATAGATGATTTTAGAAAAGATGCCTTAGCTACTGCACTTCATGCATATTTTTTACAACAACTTTATCCGCATGCTGAAATTTCTATTTCGGTGCCGCGTTTAAGACCTATTATAAATAATGCTAAAATTCATCCTAAAGATGTGAGTGAAACAAGGCTTTTGCAAGTGCTTTGTGCTTATAGGCTTTTTTTACCTTATGCTGGAATTACTATTTCAAGTCGTGAAAGAAAGGGTTTTAGGGATGAGGTTATAAAGCTTGGTGCAAGTAAGATGAGTGCAGGAGTAAGCGTGGGTATAGGTGAACACAAGGGCGATAAAAAGGGTGATGAGCAGTTTGAAATTTCAGACAATAGAAGCGTAAGTGAAATTTTATCCATGCTTAAAAATTCTAATTTACAAGCTATAATGAGTGATAGTATTTATGTGGGATAA
- a CDS encoding thiamine phosphate synthase has product MWDKKIIAISDRKCVQIDFLKYMEKLAKAKIDAIVLREKDLSEFEYYDLAKEVLAICAKHKITCFLHFFDRVCLKLGHRYFHAPLVLLRKEPKLARYFHVLGTSVHSKEELLEAINYKVNYAFVGHIFTSSCKKDLNPKGIDFLKSLLDFSPIPLYAIGGINIRNIEQFKSLNVAGVCMREILIQEKDLKKYLIACKEKLL; this is encoded by the coding sequence ATGTGGGATAAAAAAATTATCGCTATAAGCGATAGAAAATGTGTACAAATAGATTTTTTAAAATATATGGAAAAACTTGCAAAAGCTAAAATAGATGCTATAGTTTTAAGGGAAAAAGATTTAAGTGAATTTGAGTATTATGATTTAGCAAAAGAAGTTTTAGCTATTTGTGCTAAACATAAAATCACTTGTTTTTTGCATTTTTTTGATAGAGTGTGTTTAAAATTAGGACACCGTTATTTTCATGCCCCTCTTGTCTTATTAAGAAAAGAGCCTAAATTAGCAAGATATTTTCATGTACTTGGGACTTCTGTGCATAGCAAAGAAGAACTTTTAGAGGCAATAAATTATAAGGTAAATTATGCTTTTGTAGGACATATTTTTACTAGTTCTTGCAAAAAAGATTTAAATCCAAAAGGAATAGATTTTTTAAAATCTTTACTTGATTTTAGCCCCATTCCTCTTTATGCTATAGGGGGTATTAATATAAGAAATATTGAACAATTTAAGAGTTTAAATGTGGCAGGAGTTTGTATGCGTGAAATTTTAATACAAGAAAAAGATCTTAAAAAATATCTCATAGCTTGCAAGGAAAAATTATTATGA
- a CDS encoding helix-turn-helix domain-containing protein: MNATFSLPQDLKQLKGISYKNFKSCTFAKYTQTNSSYSSFVNVKTHLLTFVRKGYKILHTASKNYKIDSYQTLFLKAGNHTLSNIGLSDGVYEAYLFFFDNAFLIELIYKYKDFFQSVQINKENEIFWVKNDKILQGILESFLPHFEENTQILDPIINLKFEEIFLHLLLNKNIYFFNFLSTILKELRLDLLQLFGYHDIEFLSVNEMADFAKLDLATFSKEFKKCFGKSPKKWLDEKRLQKAKILLEFSQKNVNEIANECAFSSIAWFIERFKEQYGQSPKQYQKSKNLYFLSKN, from the coding sequence ATGAATGCAACTTTTTCTTTACCTCAAGATCTAAAACAGTTAAAGGGTATAAGTTATAAAAATTTTAAATCTTGCACTTTTGCAAAATATACACAAACTAATTCTTCATATTCCTCCTTTGTTAATGTAAAAACACACCTTTTAACTTTTGTGCGTAAAGGATATAAAATTTTACATACTGCGTCAAAAAATTATAAAATAGATTCTTATCAAACCTTGTTTTTAAAAGCAGGCAATCATACTTTAAGCAATATAGGACTTAGTGATGGTGTTTATGAGGCTTATTTATTTTTTTTTGATAATGCATTTTTAATTGAACTCATTTATAAATATAAAGACTTTTTTCAATCGGTGCAAATAAATAAAGAAAATGAAATTTTTTGGGTAAAAAATGATAAAATTTTGCAAGGGATCCTAGAAAGTTTTTTACCACATTTTGAAGAAAATACTCAAATTTTAGATCCTATAATAAATTTGAAATTTGAAGAGATTTTTTTACATTTGCTTTTAAATAAAAATATATATTTTTTTAATTTTTTATCTACAATTTTAAAGGAATTGCGTTTAGATCTTTTACAACTTTTTGGATATCATGATATAGAATTTTTAAGTGTTAATGAAATGGCTGATTTTGCAAAGCTTGATTTAGCAACTTTTTCTAAGGAATTTAAAAAATGTTTTGGAAAAAGCCCTAAAAAATGGCTGGATGAAAAAAGATTGCAAAAAGCAAAAATTTTACTTGAATTTTCTCAAAAAAATGTTAATGAAATTGCAAATGAATGTGCTTTTTCTTCTATAGCTTGGTTTATTGAAAGATTTAAAGAACAATACGGACAAAGTCCAAAACAATATCAAAAATCAAAAAACTTGTATTTTTTATCAAAAAACTAG
- a CDS encoding YncE family protein has protein sequence MKKYVLSLILAGSLLGANTLKYEEFSGFENPESVFVDKNFVYVSNLGKKIDPLGKDNDGFISKLDKNGKILEYKFLNKLHAPKGMLELNQTLYVADIDVLRGFDLKTKEEIFNLPIKGAIFLNDIEKLDDNTLLLSDTGTGLILKINLKTKEYEELIRLDLNQFGGPNGLYLDRKNNKLFIAGYHIDGVSHGLVVSYDLNSKKVDIIKNEKESYDGIVPYGDALLVSSWGENLQGVIYKINKANQSIKLDLPLMKGPADIFVENNNLWIPKMIEGKIMKVVLEK, from the coding sequence ATGAAAAAATATGTTTTAAGTTTAATACTTGCTGGAAGTTTATTGGGTGCAAACACTTTAAAATATGAAGAATTTAGTGGTTTTGAAAATCCTGAAAGTGTTTTTGTGGATAAAAATTTTGTTTATGTATCTAATTTAGGTAAAAAAATTGATCCTTTGGGTAAAGATAATGATGGTTTTATTTCTAAATTAGATAAAAATGGCAAAATATTAGAATATAAATTTTTAAACAAGTTGCATGCTCCTAAAGGTATGTTAGAGCTTAATCAAACTCTTTATGTAGCAGATATTGATGTATTGCGTGGTTTTGATTTAAAAACCAAAGAGGAAATTTTTAATTTACCTATAAAGGGTGCAATTTTTTTAAATGATATTGAAAAATTAGATGATAATACTCTTTTATTAAGTGATACTGGTACAGGTTTAATTTTGAAAATTAATTTAAAAACTAAAGAGTATGAAGAACTTATAAGGCTTGATTTAAATCAATTTGGAGGTCCAAATGGTTTATATTTAGATAGAAAAAATAATAAGCTTTTTATAGCAGGATATCATATTGATGGTGTAAGTCATGGTCTTGTTGTAAGTTATGATTTAAATAGCAAAAAAGTTGATATTATTAAAAATGAAAAAGAATCTTATGATGGAATAGTTCCTTATGGCGATGCTTTGTTGGTCAGTTCTTGGGGAGAAAATTTACAAGGTGTGATTTATAAAATTAATAAGGCAAATCAAAGCATAAAACTTGATTTACCATTAATGAAAGGTCCTGCAGATATTTTTGTAGAAAATAATAATTTATGGATCCCTAAGATGATAGAAGGTAAAATAATGAAAGTTGTTTTAGAAAAATAA
- a CDS encoding MFS transporter translates to MGVIYKKIFWLNFFIVIIIAFNLRAPITTIGPIIDSIKDAYGLNSTLAGILTSLPLIAFGSISFVVGYFSPIRAIIVGIFLIFIGELLRSYTGVYGLFIGMLGIGCGIAIANVLLPSFIKEKFPKKMATMMGVYSLVLSISSIAGIALIIPLLSVFNLAGAMAFWAVFSFIALVVYYPQAKNGRFFRTKKKQFKEVNLFTHPTTWKITFFMGFQSFLAYSLFFWYVQMIVEKGFDREFATDIVLFAQLIAAPISLFGPLLLGKLKQNLHTIYIGSLCSMYVLAFIILFIFDGKIFIIISAFIMGFPWGGVFGIALLFIALKSSNTQIAAKLSALAQGFGYLIAAQGQWLIGLMHDKFENFTSSILMLIFIGILINIFGYLSYKSRIIK, encoded by the coding sequence ATGGGTGTTATATATAAAAAGATTTTTTGGCTTAATTTTTTTATTGTTATAATCATAGCTTTTAATCTTCGCGCACCTATTACAACCATAGGACCAATTATAGATTCTATTAAAGATGCTTATGGTTTAAATTCTACCTTAGCAGGAATACTTACAAGTTTACCTTTAATAGCTTTTGGAAGTATTTCATTTGTAGTTGGATATTTTTCTCCTATTAGAGCTATTATTGTTGGGATTTTTTTAATTTTTATAGGAGAGCTTTTGCGTTCTTATACTGGAGTATACGGTCTTTTTATAGGCATGTTAGGAATAGGATGTGGTATTGCTATTGCTAATGTTTTACTTCCTAGTTTTATTAAAGAGAAATTTCCTAAAAAAATGGCAACTATGATGGGGGTATATAGTCTTGTCTTAAGTATTTCTTCTATAGCTGGAATTGCTTTAATTATACCTTTGCTTAGTGTTTTTAATTTAGCAGGAGCAATGGCTTTTTGGGCGGTTTTTTCTTTTATTGCTTTAGTGGTTTATTATCCTCAAGCTAAAAATGGTAGATTTTTTCGTACTAAGAAAAAACAATTTAAAGAAGTTAATCTTTTTACCCATCCAACCACTTGGAAAATTACTTTTTTTATGGGATTTCAAAGTTTTTTAGCCTATTCTTTGTTTTTTTGGTATGTTCAAATGATTGTTGAAAAAGGTTTTGATAGGGAATTTGCTACAGATATAGTGCTTTTTGCTCAACTCATAGCTGCTCCAATTTCTTTGTTTGGTCCTTTACTTTTAGGTAAACTTAAACAAAATTTACATACTATTTATATAGGAAGTTTATGTAGTATGTATGTGCTTGCTTTTATTATACTTTTTATTTTTGATGGTAAGATTTTTATTATTATTAGTGCTTTTATAATGGGATTCCCATGGGGTGGAGTTTTTGGTATAGCTTTATTATTTATTGCTTTAAAAAGTTCTAATACTCAAATAGCAGCTAAGCTTTCTGCTTTAGCTCAAGGTTTTGGTTATTTAATTGCAGCACAAGGACAATGGCTTATAGGTTTAATGCATGATAAATTTGAAAATTTTACAAGTTCTATTTTAATGCTTATTTTTATAGGAATTTTAATTAATATTTTTGGATATCTATCTTATAAAAGTAGGATCATTAAATAA
- the murG gene encoding undecaprenyldiphospho-muramoylpentapeptide beta-N-acetylglucosaminyltransferase — MTIVLTGGGTGGHLNIVRCLLQSAIKKNINCIYIGSQNGQDKAWFENESAFKEKFFLNSCGVVNQNKISQIYSLIHILKLSQDCKKIFKSNNIKAVFSVGGYSAAPASFAALFSHLPLFIHEQNSKSGSLNLLLKPFAKKFFSAFEKEFTPYPIADKFFNYARIRKEIKNIIFLGGSQGAQFINDLALNLAPKLQKQNINIIHQCGKNDFEKCQKKYQSLNIQADLFDFTPNLEKKMQQADLAISRSGASTLFELCANNLPAIFIPYPYAAKNHQYFNAKFLQDQALCKIFTQNNINLDILFQTILNLNLEDISTRLKNIAQKNGAELLLNKALFNDPTFIR; from the coding sequence ATGACTATAGTTTTAACAGGTGGTGGAACTGGAGGACATTTAAACATAGTACGTTGTTTACTACAAAGTGCTATAAAAAAAAATATAAATTGTATTTATATAGGCAGTCAAAACGGACAAGATAAAGCATGGTTTGAAAATGAATCCGCTTTTAAAGAAAAATTTTTTTTAAATTCTTGTGGAGTGGTTAATCAAAATAAAATATCTCAAATTTATTCTTTAATTCACATTTTAAAACTTTCTCAAGATTGTAAAAAAATCTTTAAAAGTAATAATATTAAAGCTGTTTTTAGTGTAGGTGGGTATAGCGCTGCACCAGCTTCTTTTGCAGCTTTATTTTCACACTTACCACTTTTTATACATGAACAAAATTCAAAAAGTGGATCTTTAAATTTACTATTAAAACCTTTTGCTAAAAAATTTTTTAGTGCTTTTGAAAAAGAATTTACTCCTTATCCTATAGCTGATAAATTTTTTAATTATGCAAGAATACGTAAAGAAATAAAAAATATCATTTTTTTAGGAGGCTCTCAAGGAGCACAATTTATTAATGATTTGGCTTTAAATTTAGCACCAAAACTTCAAAAACAAAATATTAATATTATTCATCAATGTGGAAAAAATGACTTTGAAAAATGTCAAAAAAAATACCAAAGCTTAAATATACAAGCTGATCTTTTTGATTTTACCCCGAATTTAGAAAAAAAAATGCAACAAGCAGATTTAGCTATATCAAGATCGGGTGCAAGCACACTTTTTGAACTTTGTGCTAACAATCTACCCGCTATTTTTATTCCTTATCCTTACGCTGCTAAAAATCATCAGTACTTTAATGCTAAATTTTTACAAGATCAAGCTTTATGTAAAATTTTTACTCAAAATAATATAAATCTTGATATTTTATTTCAAACAATACTTAATTTAAATTTAGAAGATATTTCTACAAGACTTAAAAATATAGCACAAAAAAATGGTGCAGAACTTTTGCTTAATAAAGCCTTATTTAATGATCCTACTTTTATAAGATAG
- the ftsW gene encoding putative lipid II flippase FtsW, which yields MIADKRLFYLSCILITIGVVFSYSLTAFTVLFLDYGEFHFFIRQLFFGISGIFIMFFISRLNPNKTLHKKIILAILISSFIFIIALPFLPSALATASGGAKRWIRLGPVSISPVEFFKIGLIYFLAWSYTRRIDDTKKAIKHEVLILLPYCILASIVISYIYITQNDLGQSIISFFLILALAFFAGASKRLFAFGTLIIMMIGIMVIFSNQRRIQRIASWWGNIQDAFLPMLPNWIANALRVSNNSEPYQISHSLNAIAHGGMLGEGLGLGTFKLGFLSEVHTDFVLSGITEEIGLLGLGIICYLYLWMILRIFRIAGRCEEKQDFIFCSGIALLLLFSFFMNAFGIISLTPLKGIAVPLLSYGGSSMWAICIGIGYVLMISKKVKL from the coding sequence ATGATTGCTGATAAAAGATTGTTTTATTTAAGTTGCATTTTAATCACTATAGGTGTAGTATTTTCATATTCTCTTACAGCCTTTACTGTCCTTTTTCTTGATTATGGAGAATTTCATTTTTTTATACGCCAACTTTTTTTTGGAATAAGTGGGATATTCATCATGTTTTTCATTTCTAGACTTAATCCTAATAAAACCTTACATAAAAAAATTATACTCGCCATTTTAATTAGTTCTTTTATATTTATTATTGCTTTGCCTTTTTTACCTTCTGCTTTAGCCACAGCTAGTGGCGGTGCTAAACGTTGGATACGCTTAGGTCCTGTTTCAATTTCCCCTGTAGAATTTTTCAAAATAGGACTTATATATTTTTTAGCTTGGAGCTATACAAGACGTATTGATGATACTAAAAAAGCCATTAAACATGAAGTTTTGATTCTTTTACCTTATTGTATTTTAGCATCTATAGTTATAAGTTATATTTATATTACACAAAATGATTTAGGTCAAAGCATTATTTCTTTCTTTTTAATATTAGCTTTAGCCTTTTTTGCAGGTGCTAGTAAAAGACTTTTTGCTTTTGGAACTTTAATCATTATGATGATAGGTATTATGGTAATTTTTAGCAATCAAAGACGTATTCAAAGAATAGCATCTTGGTGGGGTAATATACAAGATGCCTTTTTACCTATGCTTCCTAATTGGATAGCTAATGCTTTACGCGTAAGCAATAATAGCGAACCTTATCAAATCTCACATTCTTTAAATGCTATAGCGCATGGAGGAATGTTAGGTGAAGGCCTAGGGCTTGGGACTTTTAAATTAGGATTTTTAAGCGAGGTGCATACAGATTTTGTTCTTTCTGGAATTACAGAAGAAATAGGACTTTTAGGACTTGGAATTATTTGCTATCTTTATCTTTGGATGATTTTAAGAATTTTTAGAATCGCAGGAAGATGCGAGGAAAAACAAGATTTTATCTTTTGCTCAGGAATAGCCTTACTTTTGCTTTTTTCTTTTTTTATGAATGCTTTTGGTATTATTTCTCTTACTCCATTAAAAGGAATTGCAGTTCCACTTTTAAGCTATGGGGGAAGCTCAATGTGGGCAATTTGCATAGGAATTGGCTATGTATTAATGATTTCAAAAAAGGTTAAATTATGA
- a CDS encoding acetyl-CoA carboxylase subunit A, translating to MNQIRKILIANRAEIAVRVIRACRDLHVKSVAVFTDPDRECLHVKIADEAYRIGTDAIRGYLDIKRIVEIAKACGADAIHPGYGFLSENYEFAKACEDAKIIFIGPKSEVIYKMGNKNIARKLMAKNGIPVVPGTEKLNSYTIEEIKAFAEKIGYPVILKASGGGGGRGIRVVYKEEELQNAFDSCKREALSYFNNDEVFMEKYILNPRHIEFQILGDNYGNIIHLCERDCSIQRRHQKMIEIAPCPGISDNLRKTMGVSAVAAAKAVAYTNAGTIEFLLDDYNRFYFMEMNTRIQVEHPITEEITGIDLIVRQIRIAAGEILDLEQSDIKPRGFAIEARITAENVWKNFIPNTGKIKEYYPALGPSVRVDSHIYKDYTIAPYYDSMLAKLIVKATSYDLAVNKLERALKEFVIADIRTTIPFLIAITKTREFRRGYLDTSFIETHMQELLEKTEDHHQENKEEVIAAIAATLKKYEKVENNGFFR from the coding sequence ATGAATCAAATTCGTAAAATTCTTATAGCAAATAGGGCTGAAATAGCTGTCCGTGTTATTCGTGCTTGTAGAGATTTGCATGTTAAAAGTGTAGCTGTTTTTACAGATCCTGATCGTGAGTGTTTGCATGTAAAAATAGCAGATGAAGCTTATCGTATAGGTACAGATGCTATAAGAGGTTATTTAGATATTAAACGCATTGTTGAGATTGCTAAAGCATGTGGTGCAGATGCTATTCATCCAGGTTATGGATTTTTAAGTGAAAATTATGAATTTGCTAAAGCATGTGAAGATGCGAAAATTATTTTTATAGGTCCAAAATCTGAAGTTATTTATAAAATGGGAAATAAAAATATTGCACGTAAATTAATGGCTAAAAATGGCATTCCTGTTGTTCCAGGAACTGAAAAATTAAACTCTTATACCATAGAAGAGATTAAAGCTTTTGCTGAAAAAATAGGATATCCTGTAATTTTAAAGGCTTCAGGTGGTGGAGGAGGTCGTGGAATTCGTGTTGTTTATAAAGAAGAAGAATTACAAAATGCTTTTGATTCTTGCAAAAGAGAGGCTTTGAGTTATTTTAATAATGATGAAGTATTTATGGAAAAATATATACTTAATCCTCGTCATATAGAATTTCAAATTTTAGGGGATAATTATGGTAATATTATCCATCTTTGTGAGAGAGATTGTTCTATTCAAAGAAGACATCAAAAAATGATTGAAATTGCACCATGTCCTGGAATTTCAGATAATCTTAGAAAAACTATGGGTGTTAGTGCAGTAGCAGCTGCTAAAGCCGTAGCTTATACGAATGCAGGAACTATAGAGTTTTTACTTGATGATTATAATCGTTTTTATTTCATGGAGATGAATACAAGAATTCAAGTTGAACATCCTATTACAGAAGAAATTACGGGTATTGATCTTATTGTAAGACAAATTCGTATTGCAGCTGGAGAAATTTTAGATTTAGAACAAAGTGATATTAAACCTAGAGGTTTTGCTATTGAGGCTAGGATTACAGCTGAAAATGTCTGGAAAAATTTTATTCCAAATACAGGAAAAATAAAAGAATATTATCCAGCACTTGGTCCATCAGTTAGAGTAGATAGTCATATTTATAAAGATTATACTATTGCACCTTATTATGATTCTATGCTTGCTAAGCTTATTGTTAAAGCAACAAGTTACGATTTAGCAGTTAATAAGCTAGAGCGTGCTTTAAAAGAATTTGTAATTGCTGATATTAGAACAACTATTCCTTTTTTAATTGCTATTACAAAAACAAGAGAATTTAGAAGAGGATATTTAGATACTTCTTTTATAGAAACGCATATGCAAGAATTATTAGAAAAAACAGAAGATCATCATCAAGAAAATAAAGAAGAAGTTATAGCTGCTATTGCTGCAACTTTAAAAAAATACGAGAAGGTAGAAAATAATGGATTTTTTAGATAG
- a CDS encoding adenylosuccinate lyase: MQIVQTLETIHVNTDDIKAFQYFKDLITKNFTKVLGRKNKIFSFFEENEIPQRRYFLKVLNQKYRKSTNECIENLHDAYFKTFRLNFKQSNMLKSKLFIKVDFTANRILMHLSSNEKLFITYIRNYFKDHIIEYNETTNILILKYKDEDTFKLFETFADESEHLKYCVDFKVNYEEYKKFCQNIHNKENMKWKFNALAKLFNNYFNILECTPQNNLYEIRQKYLIMVKLYHPDFYQGKSTLEKAYAREQFEKIQIAYDNLKALYKNNT, translated from the coding sequence ATGCAAATTGTCCAAACTTTAGAAACTATACATGTTAATACAGATGATATTAAAGCATTTCAATATTTTAAAGATTTAATTACTAAAAATTTTACAAAAGTTTTAGGACGAAAAAATAAAATTTTTTCTTTTTTTGAAGAAAATGAAATTCCGCAACGCCGTTATTTTTTAAAAGTTTTAAATCAAAAATACCGCAAAAGCACCAATGAGTGTATAGAAAATTTACATGATGCTTATTTTAAAACTTTTAGATTGAATTTCAAACAAAGTAATATGCTTAAATCTAAGCTATTTATTAAAGTTGATTTTACTGCAAATAGAATTTTAATGCATTTAAGTTCTAATGAAAAACTTTTTATTACTTATATAAGAAATTATTTTAAAGATCACATTATAGAATACAATGAAACGACAAATATTTTAATTTTGAAATACAAAGATGAAGATACTTTTAAACTTTTTGAAACTTTTGCGGATGAAAGTGAACATTTAAAGTATTGTGTTGATTTTAAAGTAAATTATGAAGAATATAAAAAATTTTGTCAAAATATACATAATAAAGAAAATATGAAATGGAAATTTAATGCTTTAGCTAAGCTTTTTAATAATTATTTTAATATTTTAGAATGTACTCCACAAAATAATCTTTATGAGATTAGACAAAAATATTTAATTATGGTTAAGCTTTATCATCCTGATTTTTATCAAGGAAAAAGTACTTTAGAAAAAGCTTATGCAAGAGAACAATTTGAAAAAATACAAATCGCTTATGATAATTTAAAAGCTCTTTATAAAAATAATACTTAA